A single window of Plasmodium brasilianum strain Bolivian I chromosome Unknown PB_00_23, whole genome shotgun sequence DNA harbors:
- a CDS encoding STP1 protein: MDNCFSSKLNVLGSGFLTYYNDLYFKRIIQNIKRKTANVNKSNKEAFRNVCRDLSKYLMNNKSPPPHYISFKDKWEGALKKWVQSYYEKINIHKECPVVLEENDMKILELKYDEEDFCEKRNIYLNEIRQLKPGTIKTCNEEYLKKCNEYNNWINGRNIYFQEKVSLIKGCYRKERIMGKKGKKQESLCNILEEETFRTSLDCLLIDQNPTCKNLQEKKKEVLQEEDQKTAEKPSKTEAPTEQTLQTLQSGETNNSQISLSPETLSHQHRPQTQDQSETEAPNPQVKSKESEAIQTTQDKISDSQINDTDDDAVLTGPNSPTISDSSISRETQSPKSHALKAEFSIPSAGLANSAETPKFSAHDHLENTLYDNEETIKRIKIKDHNMNYNVNATTPRKDTYKTIIEVHMEVLEKYRNEEWEHKKEEFLKIFLELFTEEEYTTYPNITNDELIKEDTKSINDIEKQKILWNKWIEKHQNLADKLKKEHWFNNLKNDWKRELDNLKKREELKNDPDEIQNIPFSQREKDIWRQWISEKCIIIKQYIKQDLFNYLTDELQIIPDELDNEKIKDSLLLINIGELSNKEDCQELYKYIKKKLLTKLCILVLMSVLEECKKEQDIENNESHLDNYIIKSKEKENSDSKKEFIENISEFNRYFLENTENIDYKTDDIFKKELENWIIEDNTNVNSMKKENTADKYY; the protein is encoded by the exons ATGGATAATTGTTTTTCTTcg AAATTGAATGTTCTAGGTTCTGGATTTTTGACATACTATAATGATCTATATTTCAAAagaattatacaaaatataaaaaggaaaactgCTAACGTAAATAAGAGTAACAAAGAAGCATTTAGAAATGTATGTCGAGATTTGAGTAAATATCTAATGAATAATAAGTCTCCCCCACCACATTATATTAGTTTTAAGGATAAATGGGAAGGAGCATTAAAAAAGTGGGTACAATCTTACTATGAAAagattaatatacataaagaaTGTCCTGTTGTTCTGGAAGAAAAtgatatgaaaattttagaattaaaatatgatgaagaagatttttgtgaaaaaagaaatatatatcttaatgAAATAAGACAGTTAAAACCTGGAACCATAAAGACGTGTAATGAGGAGTATTTAAAGAAATGTAACGAATATAACAATTGGATTAATGggagaaatatttattttcaggAAAAAGTAAGCCTCATTAAAGGTTGTTACAGAAAAGAACGAATTATGggcaaaaaaggaaaaaaacaagaatCATTATGCAACATACTCGAAGAAGAAACCTTTAGAACATCATTAGATTGCTTACTCATTGATCAAAATCCAACTTGCAAAAActtacaagaaaaaaaaaaggaagtttTACAAGAAGAAGATCAAAAAACAGCTGAAAAGCCATCTAAAACTGAAGCTCCAACGGAACAAACCCTTCAAACATTACAAAGTGGAGAAACTAATAATTCACAGATATCTCTATCCCCAGAGACGTTATCTCATCAGCATCGACCTCAAACTCAAGATCAGTCGGAAACTGAAGCTCCAAATCCTCAAGTTAAAAGTAAAGAATCTGAAGCTATACAAACTACTCAAGATAAAATATCAGATTCACAAATAAATGATACTGATGATGACGCAGTATTAACAGGCCCTAATTCACCAACAATTTCAGATTCTTCTATATCACGAGAAACTCAGTCTCCTAAAAGTCATGCATTAAAAGCTGAATTCTCAATTCCTTCAGCAGGTTTAGCTAATTCTGCTGAAACCCCTAAATTTTCAG CACATGATCATTTAGAAAACACATTATATGATAACGAAGAAactataaaaagaataaaaataaaagatcaTAACATGAATTATAATGTAAATGCAACGACTCCAAGAAAGGATACATACAAAACTATTATAGAAGTACATATGGAAGTACTCGAAAAATACAGAAATGAAGAATGGGAAcacaaaaaagaagaatttttaaaaatatttctagaATTGTTCACAGAAGAGGAATATACAACATATCCTAATATAACTAATGACGAATTAATAAAGGAAGATACTAAAAGTATTAATGAcattgaaaaacaaaaaattctATGGAATAAATGGATAGAAAAACATCAAAATCTTGCTGACAAATTGAAAAAGGAACATtggtttaataatttaaaaaatgattggAAAAGAGAACTagataacttaaaaaaaagagaagaattaaaaaatgatcctgatgaaattcaaaatattccattttcacaaagagaaaaagatatatggaGACAGTGGATATCGGAGAAGTGTATAATTATTAAGCAATATATTAAACAGGACTTATTTAACTATTTGACTGATGAACTCCAGATTATACCAGATGAACttgataatgaaaaaattaaagattcTTTgctattaattaatataggAGAATTATCGAACAAAGAAGACTGccaagaattatataaatatataaaaaaaaaattattaacaaaactGTGTATCCTCGTTCTTATGTCAGTATTAGAAGAATGCAAAAAAGAGCAGGAcattgaaaataatgaatcaCATTTGGATaattacataattaaatctaaggaaaaagaaaattcagacagtaaaaaagaatttatagaAAACATAAGTGAATTTAATCGatattttttggaaaatacGGAAAATATTGATTATAAAACGGACGatatctttaaaaaagagTTAGAAAATTGGATAATAGAAGATAATACAAATGTAAATTCTATGAAAAAGGAGAATACTGCAGACAAATACTACTGA